A stretch of the Cottoperca gobio chromosome 2, fCotGob3.1, whole genome shotgun sequence genome encodes the following:
- the gpr137c gene encoding integral membrane protein GPR137C isoform X1: MFSAGEEVNSHLFTSLKESPGAAISPTLELSLTTVYTVLYSFLFVFVYLQLWLILHYGHKRFSFQSVFLFLCLLWAALRTTLFSFYFKNVVQANQLQPLAYWLLYCCPICLQFFTLCLLNLYFTQVMFKAKAKYSPELTKYKVPLRLFFLCLSIFFLVVNLTCALLVQGSLERSESPSDGGIRHAVLARVLINDSLFVLCAVSLAVCVFKIAKMSSANVYLESKGTSACQATAIGAVVILLYTSRACYNLVVVALSPQDRPSPFSYGWYSVSDQADVQEISGEAYVVFGIILFFWELLPTSLVVVFFRVQRPNQNLAPGGMINSHSFSSRAYFFDNPRRYDSDDDLSRSINNRTDRASLLSTTPQLGTSSWYGSIQRNGTLTAGVGSAQQPPSSTAPLLFAYGNIQSHNHHHHNYYSTPQNNNYHHHHHSNYFSTPQNYYCGSQTYFCTPQN, translated from the exons ATGTTTTCGGCAGGAGAGGAGGTTAATTCCCACTTGTTTACCTCACTGAAGGAGTCCCCTGGAGCTGCAATCTCCCCAACACTGGAGCTCAGTCTAACTACCGTCTACACCGTCCTCTActcctttctgtttgttttcgtGTACCTGCAGCTCTGGCTCATTTTGCACTACGGACACAAGCGCTTCAGCTTCcagagtgtgtttttgtttctgtgcttgCTTTGGGCTGCGCTGAGGACGACCCTCTTCTCTTTctactttaaaaatgtggtGCAGGCCAACCAGCTGCAGCCTCTGGCCTACTGGCTGCTCTACTGCTGCCCTATCTGCCTGCAGTTCTTCACCCTCTGCCTACTCAACCTCTACTTCACACAG GTGATGTTTAAGGCTAAAGCCAAGTATTCCCCAGAGCTCACCAAATACAA GGTTCCTCTGCGCttgttcttcctgtgtctcagtaTATTTTTCTTGGTGGTGAATTTAACTTGTGCATTGTTAGTGCAAGGATCTCTGGAGCGCTCTGAATCACCAAG TGATGGGGGTATCAGACATGCGGTCCTGGCCCGGGTCTTAATCAACGACAGTCTGTTTGTCCTGTGTGCTGTCTCTCTGGCCGTCTGCGTCTTCAAGATCGCCAAAATGTCCTCTGCCAACGTTTACCTTGAGTCCAAG GGTACATCAGCGTGCCAAGCTACAGCCATAGGAGCCGTGGTGATCCTGCTGTACACATCCAGAGCCTGTTACAACCTGGTGGTGGTGGCCCTGTCCCCACAGGACAGACCCAGCCCCTTCAGCTACGGCTGGTACAGCGTTTCTGACCAG gCTGATGTGCAGGAGATCAGTGGTGAAGCCTACGTTGTGTTTGGGATCATTCTGTTCTTCTGGGAGCTGCTACCTACAAGTTTAGTGGTGGTTTTCTTCAGAGTCCAGAGACCCAACCAAAAcctg GCTCCAGGAGGGATGATCAACAGCCACAGTTTCAGCTCCAGAGCTTATTTCTTTGACAACCCTCGACGGTACGATAGTGATGACGACCTGTCCAGAAGCATTAATAACAGGACTGATCGGGCCAG CCTCCTCTCCACCACTCCACAGCTGGGTACATCCAGTTGGTATGGCTCCATCCAACGCAATGGGACTCTGACTGCAGGCGTCGGGTCCGCCCAGCAACCGCCATCTTCCACGGCCCCCCTCCTCTTTGCCTATGGAAACATCCAGAGTCACAATCACCACCATCACAACTACTACTCCACCCCGCAGAACAACAActaccaccatcatcatcacagtAACTACTTTTCCACGCCACAGAATTATTACTGCGGGTCACAAACGTATTTCTGCACCCCACAGAATTAA
- the LOC115021968 gene encoding SUN domain-containing protein 1-like — MCVHAGARVLHHLSSDTYWPQKHISIVWDKILYWWYSPKAQTTVIQGHSPLQQGNCWTFSGEQGHLFISLSHPVSITKVTLGHNAKSQAIHGHIGSAPREFAVYGLRTEDEEGTFLGTLFYDQDGAAFQTFDLPNPDQEVFRHVILQIDNNWGNMDYTCLYSFTVHGDVMGGTYEVQRTENTINN; from the exons atgtgtgtgcatgcaggagCCAGGGTTTTACACCATTTATCGTCGGACACATATTGGCCCCAAAAGCACATTAGCATCGTTTGGGATAAAATACTCTACTGGTGGTATTCACCCAAAGCCCAGACAACAGTGATCCAG GGACATTCACCATTGCAGCAAGGAAACTGCTGGACCTTTTCAGGAGAACAAGGACATTTATTCATCTCCCTTTCCCACCCCGTCTCCATCACTAAAGTGACACTCGGCCACAATGCAAAGAGCCAGGCCATCCACGGACACATCGGAAGTGCACCGAGGGAGTTTGCAGTCTAC GGACTCAGGACAGAAGACGAGGAGGGAACCTTTTTAGGGACGCTATTTTACGATCAAGACGGAGCAGCATTTCAGACTTTCGACCTGCCT AATCCAGACCAAGAAGTCTTCAGACATGTGATTCTACAGATCGACAACAACTGGGGAAACATGGACTACACCTGCCTCTACAGCTTCACGGTTCACGGTGATGTGATGGGTGGAACATATGAAGTTCAACgaacagagaatacaattaataattaa
- the txndc16 gene encoding thioredoxin domain-containing protein 16 → MWLCIAVFLLWMRSGGCSEKANTSELIEYTAADFYEKLHSGKMMFIYFEHHVSPTISLFLVELEKSADALQDYGVLVGKVNCNKELVQAYCTEERERHTAFLFRAGKEFLGFDLDTVFDVNSIVSEVLFAILREEVKYVHTDTDLLAMEKAARGKKDIVLGYVRSLGTQEHRSMMETAYVYGSKYQFILITGGPVLKHLGVDELSHSSQVWFLHCRAHSGLTTSLSSERCPLTRMRKPLSTLSLHSFLQLMEAPLVSEVYDDPSSVQPPQFPYQLTPQVFLFSRPATKQQDLDTATTLAWRLRGLALLVLVHRQSPAVKTSGEYNAAYRLPEKSSEVKYLTLHDHDEVLELFTNQEEEDEEEDEGWLEDEEVDSHFTKLDDEIAASVYENRGNFPDMDSITQLTSDNFHTAVTQSSLTVALFYLKWDAVSMAFLNSFIEVSERLADSEVQMSTVDCGEWTDLCAAQPGRSLPIPFQPITAFPSVLLLRPQESARHYRGMLGSEALHRFIMLSHPDSPVLLSTKEEVTSFLQEVPHPELAGYNPDRVLGLFKTQAHAGVPLFTEAAKSLRGEVLTALLTHGLAEKWAGEHAVVLPAVLVFPSWRTRTPPSTLPVSTSAEELLSHIHSALLHPLPELTVENLPSFLSLGKALLLLFVGEEEDEIGRRQNQALVEEMRGVVELGGVRMQRYLACWIHLGRTPAGMSVLGAYLGSMPPLPALVLSHLPSGCEIYQYPPNTPILASSVLQWLQRIEDGAESAAGMLGEDSWPPAVEFLDFLKIMDMQEPDSAQQQTPEEEEEEEEEEEGNKEEDEVVEKAADSSRSSPDNNPHSEL, encoded by the exons ATGTGGCTGTGCATTGCTGTTTTCCTGCTGTGGATGAGGTCAGGAGGATGCTCAGAGAAGGCCAACACATCAGAACTAATAGAATACACAGCTGCAGACTTCTATGAGAAATTGCATTCTGGGAAGATGATGTTTATCTATTTCGAACATCACG TCTCTCCAACCATCTCCCTCTTCTTGGTGGAGTTGGAGAAGTCTGCTGACGCTCTGCAGGATTATGGGGTACTGGTTGGAAAG GTTAACTGCAATAAAGAGCTGGTTCAGGCATACTGCACGGAAGAAAGGGAGCGTCACACAGCGTTTCTGTTCAG GGCTGGTAAGGAGTTCTTGGGTTTCGATCTGGACACTGTGTTTGACGTCAACTCTATAGTCTCTGAAGTCCTGTT TGCCATTCTGCGTGAAGAGGTGAAGTACGTCCACACAGACACTGACCTGCTGGCCATGGAGAAGGCAGCCAGAGGGAAGAAGGACATCGTGCTGGGTTACGTGCGCAGTCTGGGAACACAAG AGCACAGATCGATGATGGAGACAGCGTATGTGTACGGATCCAAATACCAGTTCATCCTCATTACTGGAGGCCCCGTTTTGAAGCACTTAGG TGTTGATGAGTTGTCCCACTCGTCTCAAGTGTGGTTCCTCCACTGCAGAGCTCACAGTGGGCTCACGACCTCCCTGAGCTCTGAGCGCTGCCCTCTGACCCGTATGAGGAAACCTCTGTCCACCCTCAGCCTGCACTCCTTCCTGCAGCTCATGGAGGCTCCACTAGTG TCTGAGGTTTACGACGACCCCTCCTCGGTCCAGCCCCCTCAGTTCCCCTACCAGCTGACCCCCCAGGTCTTCCTGTTCTCTCGTCCTGCAACCAAGCAGCAAGACCTGGACACGGCCACCACTCTGGCCTGGAGGCTCCGGGGCCTCGCCCTGCTGGTGCTCGTACACAG gcagAGTCCTGCAGTGAAAACCTCCGGAGAATATAACGCTGCTTACAGGCTGCCTGAGAAG aGTTCAGAGGTGAAATATTTGACCTTACACGACCATGATGAGGTGTTGGAGCTCTTCACAAAtcaagaggaagaggacgaagaggaggacgaggggtGGCTGGAGGACGAGGAGGTGGATTCACATTTTA cCAAGCTGGACGATGAAATTGCTGCGTCTGTCTACGAGAACCGAGGCAACTTTCCGGACATGGACTCAATTACCCAACTGACCTCTGACAACTTCCACACGGCAGTAACTCAAAGCAGCCTGACAGTGGCGCTCTTCTACCTCAAAT GGGATGCTGTTTCCATGGCTTTCCTCAACTCCTTCATTGAAGTCTCAGAGAGACTTGCAG ATTCTGAGGTCCAGATGAGCACGGTCGACTGTGGAGAGTGGACTGACCTCTGTGCTGCTCAGCCCGGCAGATCCCTCCCGATCCCAttccagccaatcacagcctTCCCCAGCGTCCTGCTGCTTCGCCCCCAGGAGTCGGCGCGGCATTACAGAGGCATGCTGGGTAGTGAGGCGCTGCATCGCTTCATAATGCT GAGCCACCCAGATTCTCCCGTGCTACTGTCTACCAAAGAGGAAGTGACATCATTCCTTCAGGAAGTGCCTCACCCGGAGCTAGCAGGCTACAATCCTGACCGAGTGCTGGGACTGTTTAAGACGCAAGCACACGCAG GTGTGCCACTGTTTACTGAAGCCGCAAAGTCGCTGAGAGGAGAGGTGCTGACTGCACTGCTGACACATGGGCTGGCAGAGAAATG GGCGGGAGAGCACGCCGTGGTGCTTCCTGCAGTGTTGGTGTTTCCATCTTGGAGGACTCGCACTCCTCCCTCCACGCTGCCCGTGTCCACCTCTGCTGAAGAGCTGCTGTCACACATCCACTCTGCACTGCTGCATCCACTG CCTGAGCTGACGGTGGAAAACCTGCCGTCCTTCCTCTCCCTGGGTaaagccctcctcctcctctttgtgggagaggaggaggacgagatCGGGCGGAGGCAGAACCAGGCGCTGgtggaggagatgagaggagtgGTGGAGTTGGGAGGGGTGAGGATGCAGCGATACTTGGCCTGCTGGATCCACCT TGGTCGTACTCCAGCTGGTATGTCTGTCCTGGGGGCATACCTGGGCTCCATGccccccctccctgctctgGTCCTCAGTCATTTGCCCTCTGGATGTGAGATCTATCAGTACCCCCCCAACACGCCCATACTGGcctcctctgtgctgcagtggcTGCAGAGGATCGAGGACGGCGCTGAGTCAGCAGCAG GGATGTTGGGCGAGGATAGCTGGCCCCCCGCTGTCGAGTTCCTTGACTTCCTGAAAATAATGGATATGCAGGAACCCGACTCCGCCCAGCAGCAAACtcctgaagaggaagaggaggaggaggaggaggaagaggggaatAAGGAAGAAGATGAGGTGGTAGAAAAAGCGGCGGATTCCTCCCGCAGCTCTCCTGACAATAATCCACACTCTGAACTGTAA
- the gpr137c gene encoding integral membrane protein GPR137C isoform X2 has translation MFSAGEEVNSHLFTSLKESPGAAISPTLELSLTTVYTVLYSFLFVFVYLQLWLILHYGHKRFSFQSVFLFLCLLWAALRTTLFSFYFKNVVQANQLQPLAYWLLYCCPICLQFFTLCLLNLYFTQVMFKAKAKYSPELTKYKVPLRLFFLCLSIFFLVVNLTCALLVQGSLERSESPSDGGIRHAVLARVLINDSLFVLCAVSLAVCVFKIAKMSSANVYLESKGTSACQATAIGAVVILLYTSRACYNLVVVALSPQDRPSPFSYGWYSVSDQADVQEISGEAYVVFGIILFFWELLPTSLVVVFFRVQRPNQNLAPGGMINSHSFSSRAYFFDNPRRYDSDDDLSRSINNRTDRASLLSTTPQLGTSSWYGSIQRNGTLTAGVGSAQQPPSSTAPLLFAYGNIQSHNHHHHNYYSTPQNNNYHHHHHNHQSSKFHPTMLL, from the exons ATGTTTTCGGCAGGAGAGGAGGTTAATTCCCACTTGTTTACCTCACTGAAGGAGTCCCCTGGAGCTGCAATCTCCCCAACACTGGAGCTCAGTCTAACTACCGTCTACACCGTCCTCTActcctttctgtttgttttcgtGTACCTGCAGCTCTGGCTCATTTTGCACTACGGACACAAGCGCTTCAGCTTCcagagtgtgtttttgtttctgtgcttgCTTTGGGCTGCGCTGAGGACGACCCTCTTCTCTTTctactttaaaaatgtggtGCAGGCCAACCAGCTGCAGCCTCTGGCCTACTGGCTGCTCTACTGCTGCCCTATCTGCCTGCAGTTCTTCACCCTCTGCCTACTCAACCTCTACTTCACACAG GTGATGTTTAAGGCTAAAGCCAAGTATTCCCCAGAGCTCACCAAATACAA GGTTCCTCTGCGCttgttcttcctgtgtctcagtaTATTTTTCTTGGTGGTGAATTTAACTTGTGCATTGTTAGTGCAAGGATCTCTGGAGCGCTCTGAATCACCAAG TGATGGGGGTATCAGACATGCGGTCCTGGCCCGGGTCTTAATCAACGACAGTCTGTTTGTCCTGTGTGCTGTCTCTCTGGCCGTCTGCGTCTTCAAGATCGCCAAAATGTCCTCTGCCAACGTTTACCTTGAGTCCAAG GGTACATCAGCGTGCCAAGCTACAGCCATAGGAGCCGTGGTGATCCTGCTGTACACATCCAGAGCCTGTTACAACCTGGTGGTGGTGGCCCTGTCCCCACAGGACAGACCCAGCCCCTTCAGCTACGGCTGGTACAGCGTTTCTGACCAG gCTGATGTGCAGGAGATCAGTGGTGAAGCCTACGTTGTGTTTGGGATCATTCTGTTCTTCTGGGAGCTGCTACCTACAAGTTTAGTGGTGGTTTTCTTCAGAGTCCAGAGACCCAACCAAAAcctg GCTCCAGGAGGGATGATCAACAGCCACAGTTTCAGCTCCAGAGCTTATTTCTTTGACAACCCTCGACGGTACGATAGTGATGACGACCTGTCCAGAAGCATTAATAACAGGACTGATCGGGCCAG CCTCCTCTCCACCACTCCACAGCTGGGTACATCCAGTTGGTATGGCTCCATCCAACGCAATGGGACTCTGACTGCAGGCGTCGGGTCCGCCCAGCAACCGCCATCTTCCACGGCCCCCCTCCTCTTTGCCTATGGAAACATCCAGAGTCACAATCACCACCATCACAACTACTACTCCACCCCGCAGAACAACAActaccaccatcatcatcaca ATCATCAAAGCAG TAAATTTCATCCGACCATGCTTTTATGA